CAAGATACAGTGGTTAATAACGAGGGACGTGGGGTCAACCAAGTTCGCGGTGAGGCGGTTCACGGTGGAGGCGGGAGGCCGCATGCCGCTGCATAAGCATAAGTACGTGGAGGCGGTCATCATATTAAGGGGAACATTAAGGGTTAGGGTTAATGATGTGGAGAAAATACTTGGGCCAAGCGACTTCTTCTTCACTGGCCCCTATGAGCCTCATTCAATTGAGAACATAGGCAGCGAGGAGGCCGAGTTCATTTGCACCATTTCGTATGAGGACGACATGAGCATTACGCCGCTGGAGTGAACCACTCTCGTTAAGCCCAGTCTTACCGGTCATGGGAATGCTGTAGTAGTGGACAGCGGCGTAGGAAAGTTTATAAACTGTCCAGTCGGTCAGTTAACTGACCAGATATGGGTAACCCAGGTATAAACCAGGGAAGGAGTTTAAGGAAAGTGGGCCTTGACTTTGGCCTGATAAGCGGTGCTGAGTGGTTGGTAATAATTGCGGCGTTTCTTGGAAGGTATCTGTTGCAGTTCTACCAAACATCAATATGGAATTTAGCCGAGTCCTTCGGTATGAACTCCTTTGAGGTCGGCATAGGATTCGCCCTCTTCACCGTCGCATTCGCAATAGCGGCATTCCTAATGAGGGAGTTTAAGCCCAGTCAACTCAAAACCGTTGAATTAATCTCATTGCCACTCCTTGGAATTACAATGCCGCTCTACATTGTAATACATGGTTATGCAGAGGCATACACGTTAATGACTATTGATGGATTCTTGAGCGGCATAATTATGGATTCCTTCATGACCATGGCTGGGATGGCATCGGTGGAGCAGTGGAAGAGGCAGGTTGAGCAGGCGGCATTCTCATTCTGGGTTGCGTTAGCATTAATAGTGGCGCCATTCACCACTGGTTACTTGCTCGGTCTCGGTATAAGGGAGCTATTCCTCATATTCGCGGTAATGGCTTTTATTGCAATGCCATTTGTCGCAGCACTTAGGGGTAGGTAT
This genomic window from Thermocladium sp. ECH_B contains:
- a CDS encoding cupin, yielding KIQWLITRDVGSTKFAVRRFTVEAGGRMPLHKHKYVEAVIILRGTLRVRVNDVEKILGPSDFFFTGPYEPHSIENIGSEEAEFICTISYEDDMSITPLE